The Daucus carota subsp. sativus chromosome 7, DH1 v3.0, whole genome shotgun sequence genome window below encodes:
- the LOC108195379 gene encoding GEM-like protein 4: MKSEFGRQIIPFSFSSSACSAENTMTDVLASRYHASSSFRRSKIGSAIGSMSKIVERVDNFAQGIREHVRIGSKISETVKGKLSLGAKIIQVGGVKKIFKQNFNTREGEKLLKVSQCYLSTTAGPLAGLLFVSTEKVAFCSERTMKVFSPNGECIRVHYKVVIPLGKIMRASESENVKQPSRKYIEIVTHDNFEFWFMGFLNHRRTIRCIQKAVFHVQ; this comes from the exons ATGAAGAGTGAATTTGGAAGACAAATTATTCCATTTTCATTCAGCTCATCTGCCTGTTCAGCTGAGAATACTATGACAGATGTTCTTGCTAGTCGATATCATGCATCTTCGAGTTTTAGACGAA GTAAAATAGGTTCTGCAATAGGTAGCATGAGCAAGATTGTTGAAAGAGTAGACAATTTTGCACAAGGCATTCGAGAACATG TGAGAATAGGATCCAAGATAAGTGAAACTGTGAAAGGAAAGCTGAGTCTGGGAGCGAAAATCATACAAGTAGGCGGAGTAAAGAAGATATTCAAACAGAATTTTAATACCAGAGAAGGAGAGAAACTATTGAAGGTTTCTCAGTGTTATCTGTCCACAACAGCTGGTCCATTAGCAGGCTTACTCTTTGTCTCCACCGAGAAAGTTGCCTTCTGCAGCGAAAGGACAATGAAAGTTTTTTCTCCGAATGGGGAGTGTATCAGAGTGCATTACAAGGTTGTGATACCTCTAGGAAAAATAATGAGAGCTAGCGAAAGCGAAAATGTGAAGCAACCATCTAGAAAGTATATAGAAATAGTGACACATGATAATTTCGAGTTCTGGTTTATGGGGTTCTTGAATCACCGGAGGACGATCAGATGCATTCAAAAAGCAGTTTTTCACGTTCAATGA
- the LOC108195573 gene encoding uncharacterized protein LOC108195573 — translation MPHTLGSKLKENLRSPSNKFFAGLCQALVIAVLILFAFFVFVSRNTHCQPADCIIPTRRLSHPEPKNSSPKIKSSHFSAQPESDHSSRSPPPVVPVPARARARPNSPSTTNVSHLVFGISAAAKSWKSRQQYIESWWRPNVTRGIVFFDDPPSKDLLPWPSSSPPYRVAENATKFEVYKKHVKPYVVRIVRTVLELFREVKDHSGVRWYILGDDDTVFFLNNLLKVLRKYDHRKYFYIGGTSECTKSNYDFSFDMAYGGGGYALSYPLAAVLVKNLDACINRYPYLYASDQILQFCISELGVSVTFEKGFHQLDLVDDISGLLSAHPQSPLVTLHHLDIVLPIFPQLARNKSLEHLMEAASFDEARMLQQTICYHKGMKWSFSISWGYSAHIYELLLPVSILRKPLETFTPWSLKKRPPDYMFNIRPYEPKQPCDAPHIFYLDTIEKSMTSDTIVTNYVRLEKRKAKTCRLTMRSADYISRIEVVSPAAEPVKNENRGECCDVIQVTNSSTAKVNIRTCRKDELVAPM, via the exons ATGCCGCATACATTAGGCAGCAAGCTGAAAGAAAACTTGAGATCTCCGTCGAACAAATTCTTTGCAGGTTTATGTCAAGCACTCGTCATTGCAGTCCTCATCTTGTTTGCATTCTTCGTGTTCGTCTCTCGTAACACACATTGTCAGCCCGCGGATTGTATAATTCCTACTCGACGATTATCTCACCCGGAGCCAAAGAATTCTTCGCCTAAGATTAAATCTTCTCATTTTTCAGCACAGCCTGAATCTGATCATTCTTCTCGGTCCCCTCCCCCTGTTGTTCCTGTTCCTGCTCGGGCTCGGGCTAGGCCTAATTCTCCGAGTACAACAAATGTGAGTCACCTCGTGTTTGGCATATCCGCAGCAGCTAAGTCCTGGAAGAGTCGACAACAGTACATTGAGTCCTGGTGGAGGCCTAATGTAACGCGAGGGATCGTGTTTTTTGATGATCCTCCCTCGAAAGACCTCCTGCCCTGGCCTTCCTCCTCTCCTCCGTACAGAGTGGCGGAGAATGCTACAAAATTTGAGGTGTACAAAAAACACGTGAAGCCGTATGTGGTCCGGATTGTTAGGACGGTTTTGGAGTTGTTTAGAGAAGTGAAGGATCATTCGGGTGTCAGATGGTACATCCTGGGAGACGATGACACGGTATTCTTTCTGAACAATCTGTTGAAGGTTTTGAGAAAATATGATCATAGGAAATACTTCTATATTGGGGGAACTTCGGAGTGTACAAaatcaaattatgatttttcgtTTGATATGGCCTATGGTGGTGGAGGTTATGCATTGAGCTACCCTTTGGCTGCTGTTCTTGTGAAGAATTTGGATGCTTGTATCAACAGGTATCCGTATCTTTATGCCAGTGATCAGATTCTGCAGTTCTGCATTTCTGAACTCGGAGTTTCAGTCACATTcgagaagggatttcatcag CTTGATCTGGTGGACGACATATCAGGGCTTCTTTCAGCACACCCTCAATCACCACTGGTAACTCTGCATCATCTTGATATTGTCCTCCCAATTTTCCCTCAATTAGCGCGAAATAAATCCCTGGAACACCTCATGGAAGCTGCAAGTTTCGATGAGGCACGTATGCTACAACAAACCATTTGTTATCACAAGGGAATGAAATGGTCATTTTCCATTTCATGGGGCTACTCGGCTCATATATATGAGCTGCTTCTCCCTGTCAGCATTCTTCGTAAACCCCTGGAGACATTCACTCCCTGGAGCCTTAAAAAACGACCGCCTGATTATATGTTCAACATTAGGCCATATGAACCGAAACAACCTTGTGATGCTCCTCATATTTTTTACTTGGATACTATTGAGAAAAGCATGACATCAGATACGATTGTGACAAATTATGTACGACTGGAAAAACGTAAGGCAAAAACGTGTCGATTGACAATGCGGTCTGCTGATTATATCTCAAGAATTGAGGTTGTTTCACCTGCAGCAGAACCTGTAAAG AACGAGAACAGAGGTGAATGTTGCGACGTTATTCAAGTTACTAATAGTAGCACTGCTAAAGTCAATATCAGGACTTGCAGGAAAGATGAACTAGTGGCGCCAATGTAG